A genomic stretch from Mesomycoplasma neurolyticum includes:
- a CDS encoding ATP-binding cassette domain-containing protein yields MNEKIKKLFLNKTLLFLLLFLSVIKNIFFGASFFSLYQVFERITNNNTWKIIFFYAGISLLFLLLNFLVNFFYKKFYQKLLSKLVLNLNEKAIETIIKNSPCKIFEKSENEILYYSYDLPIQISNYFYEPIFLLIEDIIKAIILVTLFFYFNWLLGLICLVLAILLIVYFNISLLKMTEYDYKIIDIEENNRYKIEYFIKLHSDFFYLDKKNKWFDLLFFQFRKNHNSFLKYSKKFAKWDFLNQIISGIVSTVLLLIISFFAYYHVFDFNISLFMIFLVMIGIWLRLIIDIYRTIPAFKLAKEIQQEIDSFFRLQTNKNIIYNNEKIETLLIEDLNFLNFKNLNLKIKQGDKLLINGSSGIGKSVLMKLITNNINLEYKGNILWNNINVKKISNKQMVENITFIDSENLVLNDSIINNITFYNSNPDLEKLSEVLNLLNLKIDLNSKANNLSEGQKQRLNFAKILMENNDKILILDEAYNNIDEATANQIRKILMSKSRIYIEISHHLNNKNQQFNKYIDLNKWKK; encoded by the coding sequence ATCTGTAATTAAAAATATTTTTTTTGGTGCATCATTTTTTTCTTTATATCAAGTATTTGAAAGAATAACAAACAATAACACATGAAAAATAATTTTTTTTTATGCAGGTATATCATTACTTTTTTTATTATTAAATTTTTTAGTGAATTTTTTTTATAAAAAATTTTATCAAAAACTTTTATCTAAATTAGTTTTAAATTTAAATGAAAAAGCTATAGAAACTATAATTAAAAATTCACCTTGCAAAATATTTGAAAAAAGTGAAAATGAGATTTTATATTATAGTTATGATTTACCAATACAAATATCAAATTATTTTTATGAACCTATATTTTTATTAATCGAAGATATAATAAAAGCAATTATTTTAGTTACTTTATTTTTTTATTTTAATTGATTGCTTGGGTTGATTTGTTTAGTGTTAGCTATATTATTGATTGTATATTTTAATATATCATTATTAAAAATGACAGAATATGATTATAAAATTATTGATATTGAAGAAAATAATAGATATAAAATTGAGTATTTTATAAAATTACATAGTGATTTTTTTTATTTAGATAAAAAAAATAAATGATTCGATCTTTTATTTTTTCAATTTAGAAAAAATCATAATTCATTTTTAAAATATTCAAAAAAATTTGCTAAGTGAGACTTTTTAAATCAAATTATATCAGGTATAGTTTCAACAGTACTTTTATTAATAATTTCTTTTTTCGCTTATTATCATGTTTTTGATTTTAATATTAGTTTATTCATGATTTTTCTTGTAATGATAGGAATTTGGTTAAGACTTATTATTGATATTTACAGAACAATACCTGCATTTAAACTAGCAAAAGAAATCCAACAAGAAATTGACTCTTTTTTCAGGTTACAAACAAATAAAAACATAATTTATAATAATGAGAAAATCGAAACATTATTAATAGAAGATTTAAATTTTTTAAATTTTAAAAATTTAAATCTTAAAATAAAACAAGGAGATAAATTGCTTATTAATGGATCTTCGGGAATAGGAAAATCAGTTTTAATGAAATTAATTACTAACAATATAAATTTAGAATACAAAGGCAATATTTTGTGAAATAACATTAATGTTAAAAAAATTTCTAACAAACAAATGGTAGAAAATATAACTTTTATTGATTCAGAAAATCTTGTATTAAATGATAGCATTATAAATAATATTACTTTTTATAATTCTAATCCTGATTTAGAAAAACTTTCAGAAGTTTTAAATTTACTAAATTTGAAAATTGATTTAAATTCTAAAGCAAATAATTTAAGCGAAGGTCAAAAGCAAAGGTTAAATTTTGCAAAAATTCTTATGGAAAATAATGATAAAATTTTAATTTTAGATGAAGCATATAATAATATAGATGAAGCAACAGCAAATCAGATAAGAAAAATTTTGATGAGTAAATCCAGAATTTACATAGAAATTTCACACCATTTAAATAATAAAAATCAACAATTTAATAAGTATA